Proteins encoded within one genomic window of Haladaptatus sp. QDMS2:
- a CDS encoding metal ABC transporter substrate-binding protein: protein MTDTHSQSGRLTRRKALAAGAGLLAAGFAGCLGGGEAVAGGKNNDTDGPVAVASFFSFYDFARKIAADTPVEVKNLVPTGLHGHGWEPNSSVTRDIIEADVFIHVGEDFQPWADRAIQTLEDDGANTELINVREGVELVDLAASLDPEEEGVGEGRGQDPHFWLDPQRAKTSVDNITAGFVEYFPDHADTFEANATAYKSEVLDRIDADYQAIFDAAERRVVQLAAHNAFQYIGTRYDVEMRPLVVNLAASGDVKPSDITKAKETIEEFDISYIGAGVFETRKPAKQLLAETDVEAYYPVTPYAGVRENWVANDWGYEEIAYNINMPTFEVVLGNTSPAEAGPDGWSGEWRNFE, encoded by the coding sequence ATGACTGACACGCATTCTCAATCGGGCAGATTGACTCGGCGGAAGGCGCTCGCTGCCGGCGCTGGACTGCTTGCTGCAGGGTTCGCCGGGTGTCTCGGCGGCGGTGAGGCGGTCGCAGGCGGAAAGAACAACGATACTGACGGGCCAGTTGCTGTCGCATCGTTCTTCAGTTTCTACGATTTTGCGCGGAAAATCGCCGCAGACACGCCCGTCGAAGTGAAGAATCTGGTCCCGACGGGCCTGCACGGGCACGGCTGGGAGCCGAATTCGAGCGTCACCCGCGACATCATCGAGGCGGACGTGTTCATCCACGTCGGCGAGGACTTCCAGCCGTGGGCCGACCGCGCGATTCAGACGCTCGAAGACGACGGCGCGAACACCGAACTCATCAACGTCCGCGAAGGCGTCGAACTGGTCGACCTCGCCGCGAGCCTCGACCCCGAAGAGGAGGGCGTCGGCGAGGGTAGAGGGCAGGACCCGCACTTTTGGCTCGACCCACAGCGGGCGAAAACCTCGGTGGACAACATCACCGCGGGCTTCGTCGAGTACTTCCCCGACCACGCAGACACGTTCGAGGCGAACGCGACGGCGTACAAGTCCGAGGTTCTCGACCGCATCGACGCCGACTACCAGGCTATCTTCGACGCCGCAGAGCGAAGGGTCGTCCAGCTGGCCGCGCACAACGCCTTCCAGTACATCGGGACGCGATACGACGTGGAGATGCGCCCGCTCGTGGTGAACCTCGCGGCGAGCGGCGACGTGAAACCCTCCGACATCACGAAGGCGAAGGAAACCATCGAGGAGTTCGACATCAGCTACATCGGCGCAGGCGTCTTCGAGACGCGAAAGCCGGCGAAGCAACTGCTCGCAGAGACCGACGTCGAGGCGTACTACCCGGTCACGCCGTACGCGGGCGTCCGCGAGAACTGGGTCGCAAACGACTGGGGTTACGAAGAGATTGCATACAACATCAACATGCCAACCTTCGAAGTCGTCCTGGGCAACACGTCGCCCGCCGAAGCCGGGCCGGACGGCTGGAGCGGTGAGTGGAGGAACTTCGAATGA
- a CDS encoding amidase yields MTDLCFEPAASLARRIRAGDLSPVAVLNAHLDRIETRNERTNAYVHLAEAEAREAAREAEQAVSSGATVGPLHGLPIAVKDLLQTAGMQTTFGSKPLADVVPDADAIEVSRVKDAGGIVLGKTNTAEFGHVAITDNELFGSTGTPYAPEYTAGGSSGGSAAAVADGMAPLALGTDAGGSVRIPASCCGIFGLKPSFGRVAHRERPDGFLDAWPFVHSGPLTRTVEDAALAMDALSGPDPADPFSLPAREGSYLDALSQPVDDLTVAFSPTMEAFTVADEVRDIAHETAEKFEEAGMTVERADPAFGDIWEDVETAGRILFQARVAWVVAHSEEAFGVNLADHAEDLSPAFGAMAHLGKKHSVMALSEANAIRTKVVDAVERVFANYDLILTPTMGTPPFKRGIYGPEEIDGEEIDPYTGWYLTLPFNLTGHPAASVPAGVVDGRPVGMQVVGRRHRDDVVLAACRAFEQVASWHDHRPPK; encoded by the coding sequence ATGACCGACCTGTGTTTCGAACCTGCCGCATCGCTCGCCCGACGCATCCGGGCAGGCGACCTGTCGCCAGTTGCAGTGCTCAACGCCCATCTCGACCGCATCGAGACGCGAAACGAGCGCACGAACGCGTACGTCCACCTCGCCGAGGCTGAGGCGCGTGAGGCCGCACGGGAAGCAGAACAGGCCGTCTCCAGTGGCGCGACGGTCGGGCCACTGCACGGCCTCCCCATCGCGGTCAAGGACCTGCTCCAGACCGCGGGGATGCAGACTACGTTCGGGTCGAAACCGCTCGCCGACGTTGTCCCCGACGCGGACGCCATCGAGGTTTCGCGGGTCAAAGACGCCGGGGGCATCGTCCTCGGCAAGACCAACACTGCGGAGTTCGGGCACGTCGCGATTACGGACAACGAACTGTTCGGTTCGACGGGCACGCCCTACGCTCCGGAGTACACCGCGGGTGGCTCCTCGGGGGGCAGCGCGGCGGCCGTCGCAGATGGCATGGCTCCCCTCGCGCTCGGGACGGACGCAGGTGGCTCCGTTCGAATTCCGGCATCGTGCTGTGGCATCTTCGGGCTGAAACCGTCGTTCGGGCGGGTGGCCCACCGCGAGCGTCCGGACGGCTTTCTCGACGCGTGGCCGTTCGTCCACTCCGGGCCGCTCACCCGGACTGTGGAGGACGCCGCGCTCGCCATGGACGCGCTTTCGGGTCCCGACCCGGCTGACCCCTTCTCGCTCCCGGCCCGCGAGGGCAGCTACCTCGACGCGCTTTCCCAGCCAGTCGATGACCTGACCGTCGCGTTCTCCCCCACGATGGAGGCGTTCACCGTCGCAGACGAGGTGCGAGACATCGCCCACGAGACCGCCGAGAAGTTCGAAGAAGCGGGCATGACCGTCGAACGTGCAGACCCCGCCTTCGGCGACATCTGGGAGGACGTGGAGACGGCGGGGCGCATCCTGTTTCAGGCGCGAGTCGCGTGGGTCGTCGCCCACTCCGAGGAGGCGTTCGGCGTCAACCTCGCGGACCACGCAGAGGACCTGAGTCCGGCCTTCGGTGCGATGGCGCATCTCGGAAAGAAGCACTCGGTCATGGCGCTCTCGGAGGCGAACGCCATTCGGACGAAAGTCGTGGACGCAGTCGAGCGCGTCTTCGCGAACTACGACCTCATCCTGACGCCGACGATGGGCACGCCGCCGTTCAAGCGTGGTATCTACGGGCCGGAGGAAATCGACGGCGAGGAGATAGACCCGTACACGGGCTGGTATTTAACGCTCCCGTTCAACCTGACCGGCCATCCGGCGGCATCGGTCCCCGCGGGCGTCGTCGATGGTCGCCCCGTCGGAATGCAGGTGGTCGGCCGTCGCCACCGCGACGACGTGGTGCTCGCAGCGTGCCGCGCGTTCGAGCAGGTGGCGTCGTGGCACGACCACCGGCCACCGAAGTGA